The following are from one region of the Noviherbaspirillum sedimenti genome:
- a CDS encoding NADPH:quinone oxidoreductase family protein, producing the protein MKALVCNNFGDVNTLSYQEMPDPNAGSDDVLVQVRAAGVVFTDILLAEGKYQTKPALPFILGTEISGDVVAVGSNVTRFKPGDRVMSLAMNFGAFAEKIALPGWLPTRLPPNISYESGAAMMSSTATAQHALRQRADMQVGETLVVTGAAGATGSGAIQVGKAIGARVIAVCSSDEKAAFAKSQGADETINYTKEDLKKAIKERTGGRGADVVFDTVGGDVFGACARAMATNGRLLVVGFASGNLPILPVNLTLVKVYSVIGVHWLTFVRQQPELHAKNMEELLVWVEQGIINPAIDSVVPLSEGVAALKRLSSRRAMGKVVIKP; encoded by the coding sequence ATGAAAGCCCTTGTTTGTAACAATTTCGGAGATGTGAACACGCTCTCTTATCAAGAGATGCCTGATCCGAATGCAGGCTCTGATGACGTTCTCGTACAGGTACGGGCCGCCGGTGTGGTGTTCACTGATATTCTGCTTGCCGAAGGCAAGTACCAGACGAAGCCCGCCTTGCCTTTTATCTTGGGGACTGAAATATCAGGAGATGTTGTTGCTGTCGGAAGTAACGTCACCCGGTTTAAGCCGGGGGATCGGGTAATGAGCCTGGCAATGAATTTTGGTGCTTTTGCAGAAAAAATTGCATTACCGGGATGGTTGCCAACACGATTACCACCAAACATTTCCTACGAATCTGGCGCGGCGATGATGTCGTCGACTGCGACTGCTCAGCATGCATTGCGACAGCGTGCAGACATGCAAGTTGGTGAAACCTTAGTCGTTACCGGGGCCGCGGGTGCGACCGGTAGTGGCGCAATCCAGGTTGGAAAAGCTATCGGCGCACGGGTAATCGCAGTCTGCTCAAGCGACGAGAAGGCGGCTTTTGCGAAGTCTCAGGGGGCCGACGAGACAATCAATTACACAAAGGAAGATCTAAAAAAAGCGATTAAGGAGCGCACAGGCGGTCGCGGCGCCGACGTTGTCTTCGACACTGTCGGCGGCGATGTGTTTGGTGCATGTGCGCGGGCTATGGCTACCAATGGACGATTGCTCGTGGTTGGTTTTGCATCAGGAAACCTACCGATCTTACCGGTCAACTTAACATTGGTTAAGGTTTATTCCGTCATTGGCGTACATTGGCTTACCTTTGTCAGGCAGCAACCGGAGCTCCATGCAAAAAATATGGAAGAACTGTTAGTCTGGGTGGAACAAGGAATCATAAACCCCGCGATCGATTCAGTCGTCCCCCTTTCGGAAGGCGTTGCAGCACTCAAGAGGCTGTCCAGCCGCAGGGCAATGGGGAAGGTTGTT